The proteins below come from a single Nitrosospira sp. Is2 genomic window:
- the pheS gene encoding phenylalanine--tRNA ligase subunit alpha, which produces MIDLDDLLQEAVTLFYSIDDPVELEQAKARYLGRQGRLTELLKGLGKLPPAERPEIGNRINQIKEQLEAALHQRRDAIRDKKLAEQLVGEALDVTLPGRGLGMGGLHPVTRTLERIQSLFHSFGFTMAAGPEIESDFYNFTALNIPENHPARAMHDTFYIDVGCGNLLRTHTSPVQIRYMQSKQPPLKVIAPGRVYRRDSDLTHTPMFHQVEGLWVDEDVNFSVLKGVLADFMKHFFEREDLRVRFRASFFPFTEPSAEMDIGCVMCSNGCRVCGHTGWLEVLGCGMVHPNVFKHVNIDSEKYIGFAFGLGVERLAMLRYGVNDLRLFFENDLRFLKQFN; this is translated from the coding sequence ATGATTGATCTGGACGACCTTCTGCAAGAAGCCGTCACGCTGTTCTATAGCATAGACGACCCTGTTGAACTGGAGCAGGCAAAGGCGCGCTATCTCGGCCGGCAAGGCAGACTAACCGAATTGCTTAAGGGCCTGGGGAAGCTGCCACCCGCTGAGCGGCCTGAGATAGGTAACCGTATCAACCAGATAAAAGAACAGCTGGAAGCGGCGCTTCACCAGCGCCGTGATGCGATACGGGACAAGAAGCTTGCGGAGCAGTTGGTAGGTGAAGCGCTGGATGTGACTCTGCCGGGCCGTGGCCTGGGGATGGGCGGACTGCATCCGGTCACGCGGACGTTGGAGCGCATCCAATCGCTGTTTCACTCATTTGGGTTTACCATGGCCGCCGGCCCTGAGATTGAATCAGATTTCTATAATTTTACTGCCCTCAATATTCCAGAGAATCACCCCGCGAGGGCAATGCATGACACATTCTACATCGATGTAGGTTGTGGAAATTTGCTGCGCACGCATACCTCGCCGGTTCAAATCCGTTATATGCAAAGCAAACAGCCCCCCCTGAAAGTCATCGCGCCCGGGAGGGTCTATCGACGCGACTCTGATTTGACACATACTCCCATGTTTCATCAGGTGGAAGGACTTTGGGTTGACGAAGATGTGAATTTCTCCGTGCTGAAGGGTGTTCTTGCCGATTTCATGAAACACTTTTTTGAGCGCGAAGATTTGCGAGTGCGCTTCCGCGCGTCTTTCTTTCCTTTTACCGAACCCTCCGCTGAAATGGACATCGGCTGCGTAATGTGCAGCAATGGCTGCCGTGTGTGCGGACATACAGGTTGGCTTGAAGTGCTGGGTTGTGGCATGGTGCACCCAAATGTTTTCAAGCACGTCAATATCGACAGCGAAAAATATATCGGTTTCGCATTCGGTCTGGGGGTGGAGCGACTGGCAATGCTCCGGTACGGCGTAAACGATCTACGATTATTTTTCGAGAATGATTTAAGGTTCCTCAAACAGTTCAACTAA